One Cucumis sativus cultivar 9930 chromosome 1, Cucumber_9930_V3, whole genome shotgun sequence DNA segment encodes these proteins:
- the LOC101208505 gene encoding probable LRR receptor-like serine/threonine-protein kinase At3g47570 has protein sequence MEIKAKFISPSSFSFPISLIQIFAIGSCLVIITSKAYANYPNINTDQSALVALKSHITNDPFGITTNNWSTTTSVCNWVGIECGRKHNRVTILNFSFMGLTASFPPELGALSFLTYITIKNNSFHGPLPIEILNLPRLKVFDIGNNEFSGEIPAWLGKLPRIERLLLYGNRFYDSIPVSIFNLTSLLTLSLQNNQLSGGIPREVGNMTILEDLFLDGNQLTEIPSEIGKLGRLKRLNLESNLISGPVPGGIFNLSSLIALDLTRNNFTGGLPDDICENLPALKGLYLSVNHLSGRLPSTLWRCENIVDVGMADNEFTGSIPTNFGNLTWAKQIVLWGNYLSGEIPKEFGNLPNLETLVLQENLLNGTIPSTIFNLTKLRIMSLFRNQLSGTLPPNLGTNLPNLVMLFLGENELTGSIPESISNASMLSKFDLSQNLFSGPISPALGNCPSLQWLNLMNNNFSTEESSSRTSIFNFLANLTTLVRLELSYNPLEIFFPNSIGNFSASVEYLSMADVGIMGHIPADIGNLRTLTVLILDDNGINGTVPPSIGKLKQLQGLYLRNNYLEGNIPIELCQLDNLFELFLDNNSLSGALPACFENLSYLKTLSLGFNNFNSTVPSSLFKLSNILSLNLSSNLLTGSLPIDIGNVKLMLDLDVSKNQLSGQIPSSIGDLTNLIGLSLSRNELEGSIPNSFGNLVSLRVLDLSNNNLTGVIPKSLEKLSLLEHFNVSFNQLVGEIPDGGPFSNLSAQSFMSNPGLCADSSKFQVQPCTRNLSQDSKKKSNKLVIILVPTLLGTFLIVLVLLFLAFRGKRKKEQVLKDVPLPHQPTLRRITYQELSQATEGFSEKNLIGQGNFGSVYKATLSDGTIAAVKVFNLLSENAHKSFEIECEILCNVRHRNLVKVITSCSNMDFKALVLEFMPKGSLEIWLNHYEYHCNLNTVERLNVMIDVALALEYLHYGFGEPIVHCDLKPSNILLDEDMVAYVTDFGISKLLGGGDSITQTMTLATVGYMAPELGLDGIVSRRGDIYSYGVLLMETFTRKKPTDQMFCGGEMSLREWVAKSYPHSITDVFEDSALLTKNDETLKHRTEIECLTSIISLALSCTVESPEKRPSAKHVLDSLNNIKTAFMKYERS, from the exons ATGGAGATCAAAGCCAAATTCATTTCtccttcatcattttcattccCAATATCATTGATCCAAATCTTTGCAATAGGCAGCTGCCTAGTAATAATTACATCCAAAGCTTATGCTAATTATCCAAACATCAATACAGACCAATCAGCCCTTGTTGCTCTAAAATCCCACATCACAAATGACCCATTTGGCATTACAACAAACAATTGGTCAACAACAACCTCAGTTTGCAATTGGGTTGGCATAGAATGTGGTAGAAAACACAATAGAgtgacaattttgaatttttcttttatgggtCTTACTGCTTCATTTCCTCCTGAACTGGGAGCTCTGTCTTTCCTCACTTACATtaccataaaaaacaatagctTTCATGGTCCATTGCCTATTGAGATACTCAATTTGCCTCGCTTGAAAGTGTTTGATATTGGAAATAATGAGTTTAGTGGAGAAATTCCGGCGTGGTTGGGGAAACTGCCTAGAATAGAAAGATTGTTGCTTTATGGTAATCGTTTCTATGATTCCATTCCTGTATCCATTTTCAACTTGACTTCTCTACTCACCCTTAGCCTTCAAAATAATCAGCTTTCGG GAGGAATACCAAGAGAAGTTGGAAACATGACTATACTTGAAGATTTATTTCTTGATGGGAATCAGCTCACAG AAATCCCATCGGAGATCGGAAAACTTGGAAGATTGAAGAGATTGAACTTGGAGAGTAATTTAATCTCAGGCCCAGTTCCAGGGGGGATCTTCAACCTTTCGTCTCTCATCGCATTGGATCTAACAAGAAATAACTTCACCGGGGGGTTACCGGACGACATTTGTGAAAATCTTCCGGCGTTGAAAGGCTTGTATTTGTCCGTTAACCACCTCTCCGGCAGACTTCCGTCGACGCTGTGGCGGTGTGAAAACATTGTGGATGTAGGAATGGCAGACAATGAGTTTACAGGAAGTATACCCACAAATTTTGGGAACTTGACTTGGGCGAAGCAGATCGTACTCTGGGGTAACTATTTGTCAG GTGAAATTCCTAAGGAGTTTGGTAATCTTCCAAACCTAGAGACATTGGTGCTGCAAGAGAATCTTTTGAATGGCACAATACCATCAACAATCTTCAACCTTACAAAACTAAGAATTATGTCACTATTTCGAAACCAACTTTCTGGAACTCTCCCACCAAATCTTGGCACTAACCTTCCAAATCTTGTCATGCTCTTTCTTGGTGAAAACGAACTCACAGGATCCATTCCTGAATCCATCTCCAATGCTTCcatgctttcaaaatttgatctttCACAAAACCTCTTTTCTGGACCCATTTCCCCTGCTCTTGGCAACTGTCCAAGCCTCCAATGGCTCAATTTGATGAACAACAACTTTTCCACTGAAGAATCTTCTTCTAGAACAAGCATCTTCAACTTTCTAGCCAATTTAACCACATTGGTAAGGCTAGAGTTGTCATATAATCCTCTAGAAATCTTCTTCCCAAATTCCATTGGGAACTTCTCTGCTTCTGTAGAATATCTTTCAATGGCAGATGTTGGAATCATGGGTCATATTCCTGCAGATATTGGTAACTTAAGAACACTGACAGTTCTTATATTAGATGACAATGGAATTAATGGAACTGTTCCACCTTCCATCGGAAAACTAAAACAACTTCAGGGTTTATATCTTCGTAACAATTACTTAGAAGGAAACATTCCCATTGAGTTATGTCAGCTAGATAATTTGTTTGAGTTGTTTTTGGATAATAATAGCCTTTCTGGAGCATTACCTGCTTGCTTTGAGAATCTctcatatttaaaaactttatctTTAGGCTTTAATAACTTCAATTCTACAGtgccttcttctttgttcaaACTTTCTAATATCTTGAGCTTGAACCTTTCATCAAATCTTCTTACTGGATCTCTCCCAATTGATATTGGGAATGTAAAGCTTATGTTAGATTTGGATGTCTCAAAGAATCAACTTTCTGGTCAAATCCCAAGTAGCATTGGAGACCTTACAAATTTGATTGGTCTCTCATTATCAAGGAATGAGCTCGAAGGATCTATTCCTAATTCATTTGGGAATTTGGTTAGTTTGAGAGTTTTGGACTTGTCCAACAATAACTTAACAGGAGTAATTCCAAAGTCTTTGGAGAAGCTTTCTCTTCTTGAGCATTTTAATGTCtcatttaatcaattagtAGGAGAAATTCCAGATGGGGGTCCTTTTTCTAACCTCTCAGCTCAGTCATTCATGTCAAATCCTGGACTTTGTGCTGattcttctaaatttcaaGTTCAACCTTGCACAAGAAACTTATCTCAAGACtcaaagaagaaatcaaataaactgGTAATTATCCTTGTACCTACCTTGTTAGGCACATTCTTAATTGTACTTGTACTACTTTTCTTGGCATTCAGagggaagagaaagaaagaacaagtACTGAAGGATGTCCCATTACCTCATCAACCCACTTTGCGAAGAATCACATACCAAGAACTTTCACAAGCAACAGAAGGATTTAGTGAAAAGAACCTAATAGGTCAAGGGAACTTTGGGTCAGTTTACAAGGCAACACTCTCAGATGGAACAATTGCTGCTGTGAAGGTATTCAATTTGCTGAGTGAAAATGCACATAAGAGCTTTGAAATAGAGTGTGAGATATTGTGCAATGTTCGTCATAGAAACCTTGTAAAAGTTATAACAAGCTGCAGCAATATGGATTTCAAAGCATTGGTATTAGAATTCATGCCAAAGGGTAGTCTTGAGATATGGTTAAATCATTATGAGTATCATTGCAACTTGAATACGGTTGAGAGATTGAATGTCATGATAGATGTAGCTTTAGCTCTTGAGTATCTTCATTATGGATTTGGAGAACCTATAGTTCATTGTGATCTGAAGCCTAGCAATATACTGTTGGATGAAGATATGGTTGCATACGTGACAGATTTTGGGATTTCGAAACTCTTGGGTGGAGGAGACTCTATAACCCAAACTATGACCCTTGCAACTGTGGGATACATGGCCCCAG AGTTAGGATTGGATGGGATTGTCTCAAGAAGAGGTGATATCTATAGCTATGGTGTTTTGCTTATGGAAACATTCACAAGAAAGAAGCCTACAGACCAAATGTTTTGTGGGGGAGAAATGAGCTTAAGAGAATGGGTGGCCAAATCATATCCTCACTCAATAACTGATGTTTTTGAAGATTCTGCTTTGCTTACAAAGAATGATGAAACTTTGAAGCATAGGACTGAAATTGAATGTCTGACATCTATTATATCATTGGCCTTGTCTTGCACAGTGGAATCGCCAGAGAAGAGACCAAGTGCCAAACATGTTCTTGACTCACTCAACAACATCAAGACAGCttttatgaaatatgaaagatCCTAG
- the LOC101208265 gene encoding O-fucosyltransferase 8 isoform X2 translates to MGKQGTSRNQRPESQNEGMPLGTKDYQIRCSENFCGNNPSIGRRLSGEDVNSSLKNVSFHGLKHDFSKLSASKGSYGGKRNFWLQKHVRSILFMIGVIAFVFLVDSLTVSLVNLIIRGNSPPPRKSSSIKVDIGPNVHKEKSPIQMYDRLVHLASNYLAEIEFKPEKSSLWKEPYLQASAWVPCADGKVGSDLGKFGKTNGYIVVSANGGLNQQRVAICNAVALTSLLNASLVIPRFLYSNVWKDPSQFGDIYQEDYFINTLKDDVHIVKELPSYLKSVDLEAIGSQITDEDIAKEAKPTDYIRTVLPLLLQNGVVHFLGFGNRLGFDPIPFNLQKLRCKCNFHALKFVHKIQQVGSILVKRVRKYDAAKSMLDKQLLGNFIDYVPSKEDKVFVGPTKYLALHLRFEVDMVAYSLCDFGGGEDEKKELQVYREIHFPLLIERLKKSKAISSTELRISGRCPLTPEEAGLVLAGLGFKHRTYIYLAGSQIYGGNSRMRTFTDLYPNLVTKETLLTPSELEPFQNFSSQRWILLPAQVLMSLP, encoded by the exons ATGGGAAAGCAAGGGACCTCCAGGAATCAGCGCCCCGAGTCACAGAATGAGGGGATGCCATTAGGAACGAAAGATTATCAGATTAGATGTTCAGAAAACTTTTGTGGGAATAATCCTTCTATTGGTAGGAGGCTTTCAGGAGAAGATGTGAActcaagtttgaaaaatgtatCATTTCATGGATTGAAACATGATTTTTCCAAATTGAGTGCTTCTAAGGGATCCTATGGGGGCAAACGGAATTTTTGGCTTCAAAAGCATGTGAGATCGATTTTGTTTATGATTGGGGTgattgcttttgtttttttggttgattCTTTAACAGTATCTCTAGTCAATTTGATTATTCGCGGGAACAGTCCACCTCCCAGAAAATCAAGTAGTATCAAG GTTGATATTGGTCCCAATGTTCACAAAGAAAAATCACCAATCCAGATGTATGATCGCCTTGTGCATTTGGCCTCTAATTATCTTGCGGAG ATTGAGTTTAAACCAGAGAAATCAAGCTTGTGGAAGGAGCCATATCTTCAGGCCTCTGCATGGGTACCCTGTGCAGATGGAAAGGTTGGATCAGATTTAG GGAAGTTTGGTAAGACTAACGGCTACATAGTAGTCAGTGCAAATGGTGGTCTAAATCAACAACGAGTTGCT ATCTGCAATGCTGTTGCACTGACCTCTCTTCTTAATGCAAGTCTAGTAATTCCAAGATTTCTTTACAGCAATGTATGGAAGGATCCAAG CCAGTTTGGTGACATATACCAAGAAGACTACTTCATAAATACTCTTAAAGATGATGTACATATTGTCAAGGAACTCCCTTCTTACTTAAAGTCTGTTGATCTAGAGGCAATTGGTAGTCAA ATCACTGATGAAGACATTGCAAAAGAGGCAAAGCCCACTGATTATATTAGAACCGTTCTCCCTCTCCTTTTGCAGAATGGAGTTGTTCACTTCCTTGGCTTTGGAAATCGACTTGGCTTTGATCCCATACCTTTTAACCTTCag AAATTAAGATGTAAATGCAACTTCCATGCTCTGAAGTTTGtacataaaattcaacaaGTTGGTTCTATATTGGTCAAAAGAGTACGAAAATATGATGCTGCCAAAAGTATGCTGGATAAACAATTGCTTGGAAACTTCATAGACTATGTGCCGTCCAAAGAAGACAAAGTTTTTGTGGGTCCAACGAAGTATCTTGCTTTACATTTGAGATTTGAAGTGGATATGGTTGCATACTCCCTCTGTGACTTTGGAGGTGGAGAAGATGAGAAGAAGGAGCTTCAAGTATACAGAGAGATCCATTTTCCTCTACTGATTGAGCGTTTGAAGAAGTCAAA GGCAATTTCTTCCACAGAGTTGAGAATATCAGGGAGATGCCCGCTGACACCAGAAGAAGCAGGACTTGTTCTAGCCGGCCTCGGATTCAAACATAgaacttatatttatttggCTGGATCTCAAATATATGGTGGAAATTCCCGAATGCGGACCTTTACCGACCTCTATCCTAATTTAGTCACAAAGGAAACACTTCTTACACCCAGTGAACTTGAACCATTTCAAAACTTCTCTTCTCAG CGTTGGATTTTATTGCCTGCGCAAGTGCTGATGTCTTTGCCATGA
- the LOC101208265 gene encoding O-fucosyltransferase 8 isoform X1 gives MGKQGTSRNQRPESQNEGMPLGTKDYQIRCSENFCGNNPSIGRRLSGEDVNSSLKNVSFHGLKHDFSKLSASKGSYGGKRNFWLQKHVRSILFMIGVIAFVFLVDSLTVSLVNLIIRGNSPPPRKSSSIKVDIGPNVHKEKSPIQMYDRLVHLASNYLAEIEFKPEKSSLWKEPYLQASAWVPCADGKVGSDLGKFGKTNGYIVVSANGGLNQQRVAICNAVALTSLLNASLVIPRFLYSNVWKDPSQFGDIYQEDYFINTLKDDVHIVKELPSYLKSVDLEAIGSQITDEDIAKEAKPTDYIRTVLPLLLQNGVVHFLGFGNRLGFDPIPFNLQKLRCKCNFHALKFVHKIQQVGSILVKRVRKYDAAKSMLDKQLLGNFIDYVPSKEDKVFVGPTKYLALHLRFEVDMVAYSLCDFGGGEDEKKELQVYREIHFPLLIERLKKSKAISSTELRISGRCPLTPEEAGLVLAGLGFKHRTYIYLAGSQIYGGNSRMRTFTDLYPNLVTKETLLTPSELEPFQNFSSQLAALDFIACASADVFAMTDSGSQLSSLVSGFRTYFGGGKAPTLRPNKKRLAAILSENKTIGWNTFEERVRKMIEEGQRVQTRGFGRSIYRQPRCPECMCKRSQ, from the exons ATGGGAAAGCAAGGGACCTCCAGGAATCAGCGCCCCGAGTCACAGAATGAGGGGATGCCATTAGGAACGAAAGATTATCAGATTAGATGTTCAGAAAACTTTTGTGGGAATAATCCTTCTATTGGTAGGAGGCTTTCAGGAGAAGATGTGAActcaagtttgaaaaatgtatCATTTCATGGATTGAAACATGATTTTTCCAAATTGAGTGCTTCTAAGGGATCCTATGGGGGCAAACGGAATTTTTGGCTTCAAAAGCATGTGAGATCGATTTTGTTTATGATTGGGGTgattgcttttgtttttttggttgattCTTTAACAGTATCTCTAGTCAATTTGATTATTCGCGGGAACAGTCCACCTCCCAGAAAATCAAGTAGTATCAAG GTTGATATTGGTCCCAATGTTCACAAAGAAAAATCACCAATCCAGATGTATGATCGCCTTGTGCATTTGGCCTCTAATTATCTTGCGGAG ATTGAGTTTAAACCAGAGAAATCAAGCTTGTGGAAGGAGCCATATCTTCAGGCCTCTGCATGGGTACCCTGTGCAGATGGAAAGGTTGGATCAGATTTAG GGAAGTTTGGTAAGACTAACGGCTACATAGTAGTCAGTGCAAATGGTGGTCTAAATCAACAACGAGTTGCT ATCTGCAATGCTGTTGCACTGACCTCTCTTCTTAATGCAAGTCTAGTAATTCCAAGATTTCTTTACAGCAATGTATGGAAGGATCCAAG CCAGTTTGGTGACATATACCAAGAAGACTACTTCATAAATACTCTTAAAGATGATGTACATATTGTCAAGGAACTCCCTTCTTACTTAAAGTCTGTTGATCTAGAGGCAATTGGTAGTCAA ATCACTGATGAAGACATTGCAAAAGAGGCAAAGCCCACTGATTATATTAGAACCGTTCTCCCTCTCCTTTTGCAGAATGGAGTTGTTCACTTCCTTGGCTTTGGAAATCGACTTGGCTTTGATCCCATACCTTTTAACCTTCag AAATTAAGATGTAAATGCAACTTCCATGCTCTGAAGTTTGtacataaaattcaacaaGTTGGTTCTATATTGGTCAAAAGAGTACGAAAATATGATGCTGCCAAAAGTATGCTGGATAAACAATTGCTTGGAAACTTCATAGACTATGTGCCGTCCAAAGAAGACAAAGTTTTTGTGGGTCCAACGAAGTATCTTGCTTTACATTTGAGATTTGAAGTGGATATGGTTGCATACTCCCTCTGTGACTTTGGAGGTGGAGAAGATGAGAAGAAGGAGCTTCAAGTATACAGAGAGATCCATTTTCCTCTACTGATTGAGCGTTTGAAGAAGTCAAA GGCAATTTCTTCCACAGAGTTGAGAATATCAGGGAGATGCCCGCTGACACCAGAAGAAGCAGGACTTGTTCTAGCCGGCCTCGGATTCAAACATAgaacttatatttatttggCTGGATCTCAAATATATGGTGGAAATTCCCGAATGCGGACCTTTACCGACCTCTATCCTAATTTAGTCACAAAGGAAACACTTCTTACACCCAGTGAACTTGAACCATTTCAAAACTTCTCTTCTCAG CTTGCAGCGTTGGATTTTATTGCCTGCGCAAGTGCTGATGTCTTTGCCATGACCGATTCTGGAAGCCAACTATCGTCTCTGGTATCAGGATTTCGCACTTACTTTGGAGGTGGCAAAGCTCCTACTTTAAGACCAAACAAGAAAAGGTTAGCAGCAATCTTGTCCGAGAATAAGACCATAGGCTGGAATACTTTTGAAGAAAGAGTTAGAAAGATGATTGAGGAAGGTCAACGAGTCCAGACCAGAGGCTTTGGTCGAAGCATCTATCGTCAACCAAGGTGCCCAGAATGCATGTGTAAAAGATCCCAGTAG
- the LOC101208265 gene encoding O-fucosyltransferase 8 isoform X3 — protein sequence MYDRLVHLASNYLAEIEFKPEKSSLWKEPYLQASAWVPCADGKVGSDLGKFGKTNGYIVVSANGGLNQQRVAICNAVALTSLLNASLVIPRFLYSNVWKDPSQFGDIYQEDYFINTLKDDVHIVKELPSYLKSVDLEAIGSQITDEDIAKEAKPTDYIRTVLPLLLQNGVVHFLGFGNRLGFDPIPFNLQKLRCKCNFHALKFVHKIQQVGSILVKRVRKYDAAKSMLDKQLLGNFIDYVPSKEDKVFVGPTKYLALHLRFEVDMVAYSLCDFGGGEDEKKELQVYREIHFPLLIERLKKSKAISSTELRISGRCPLTPEEAGLVLAGLGFKHRTYIYLAGSQIYGGNSRMRTFTDLYPNLVTKETLLTPSELEPFQNFSSQLAALDFIACASADVFAMTDSGSQLSSLVSGFRTYFGGGKAPTLRPNKKRLAAILSENKTIGWNTFEERVRKMIEEGQRVQTRGFGRSIYRQPRCPECMCKRSQ from the exons ATGTATGATCGCCTTGTGCATTTGGCCTCTAATTATCTTGCGGAG ATTGAGTTTAAACCAGAGAAATCAAGCTTGTGGAAGGAGCCATATCTTCAGGCCTCTGCATGGGTACCCTGTGCAGATGGAAAGGTTGGATCAGATTTAG GGAAGTTTGGTAAGACTAACGGCTACATAGTAGTCAGTGCAAATGGTGGTCTAAATCAACAACGAGTTGCT ATCTGCAATGCTGTTGCACTGACCTCTCTTCTTAATGCAAGTCTAGTAATTCCAAGATTTCTTTACAGCAATGTATGGAAGGATCCAAG CCAGTTTGGTGACATATACCAAGAAGACTACTTCATAAATACTCTTAAAGATGATGTACATATTGTCAAGGAACTCCCTTCTTACTTAAAGTCTGTTGATCTAGAGGCAATTGGTAGTCAA ATCACTGATGAAGACATTGCAAAAGAGGCAAAGCCCACTGATTATATTAGAACCGTTCTCCCTCTCCTTTTGCAGAATGGAGTTGTTCACTTCCTTGGCTTTGGAAATCGACTTGGCTTTGATCCCATACCTTTTAACCTTCag AAATTAAGATGTAAATGCAACTTCCATGCTCTGAAGTTTGtacataaaattcaacaaGTTGGTTCTATATTGGTCAAAAGAGTACGAAAATATGATGCTGCCAAAAGTATGCTGGATAAACAATTGCTTGGAAACTTCATAGACTATGTGCCGTCCAAAGAAGACAAAGTTTTTGTGGGTCCAACGAAGTATCTTGCTTTACATTTGAGATTTGAAGTGGATATGGTTGCATACTCCCTCTGTGACTTTGGAGGTGGAGAAGATGAGAAGAAGGAGCTTCAAGTATACAGAGAGATCCATTTTCCTCTACTGATTGAGCGTTTGAAGAAGTCAAA GGCAATTTCTTCCACAGAGTTGAGAATATCAGGGAGATGCCCGCTGACACCAGAAGAAGCAGGACTTGTTCTAGCCGGCCTCGGATTCAAACATAgaacttatatttatttggCTGGATCTCAAATATATGGTGGAAATTCCCGAATGCGGACCTTTACCGACCTCTATCCTAATTTAGTCACAAAGGAAACACTTCTTACACCCAGTGAACTTGAACCATTTCAAAACTTCTCTTCTCAG CTTGCAGCGTTGGATTTTATTGCCTGCGCAAGTGCTGATGTCTTTGCCATGACCGATTCTGGAAGCCAACTATCGTCTCTGGTATCAGGATTTCGCACTTACTTTGGAGGTGGCAAAGCTCCTACTTTAAGACCAAACAAGAAAAGGTTAGCAGCAATCTTGTCCGAGAATAAGACCATAGGCTGGAATACTTTTGAAGAAAGAGTTAGAAAGATGATTGAGGAAGGTCAACGAGTCCAGACCAGAGGCTTTGGTCGAAGCATCTATCGTCAACCAAGGTGCCCAGAATGCATGTGTAAAAGATCCCAGTAG
- the LOC101208265 gene encoding O-fucosyltransferase 8 isoform X4 — protein sequence MGTLCRWKGKFGKTNGYIVVSANGGLNQQRVAICNAVALTSLLNASLVIPRFLYSNVWKDPSQFGDIYQEDYFINTLKDDVHIVKELPSYLKSVDLEAIGSQITDEDIAKEAKPTDYIRTVLPLLLQNGVVHFLGFGNRLGFDPIPFNLQKLRCKCNFHALKFVHKIQQVGSILVKRVRKYDAAKSMLDKQLLGNFIDYVPSKEDKVFVGPTKYLALHLRFEVDMVAYSLCDFGGGEDEKKELQVYREIHFPLLIERLKKSKAISSTELRISGRCPLTPEEAGLVLAGLGFKHRTYIYLAGSQIYGGNSRMRTFTDLYPNLVTKETLLTPSELEPFQNFSSQLAALDFIACASADVFAMTDSGSQLSSLVSGFRTYFGGGKAPTLRPNKKRLAAILSENKTIGWNTFEERVRKMIEEGQRVQTRGFGRSIYRQPRCPECMCKRSQ from the exons ATGGGTACCCTGTGCAGATGGAAAG GGAAGTTTGGTAAGACTAACGGCTACATAGTAGTCAGTGCAAATGGTGGTCTAAATCAACAACGAGTTGCT ATCTGCAATGCTGTTGCACTGACCTCTCTTCTTAATGCAAGTCTAGTAATTCCAAGATTTCTTTACAGCAATGTATGGAAGGATCCAAG CCAGTTTGGTGACATATACCAAGAAGACTACTTCATAAATACTCTTAAAGATGATGTACATATTGTCAAGGAACTCCCTTCTTACTTAAAGTCTGTTGATCTAGAGGCAATTGGTAGTCAA ATCACTGATGAAGACATTGCAAAAGAGGCAAAGCCCACTGATTATATTAGAACCGTTCTCCCTCTCCTTTTGCAGAATGGAGTTGTTCACTTCCTTGGCTTTGGAAATCGACTTGGCTTTGATCCCATACCTTTTAACCTTCag AAATTAAGATGTAAATGCAACTTCCATGCTCTGAAGTTTGtacataaaattcaacaaGTTGGTTCTATATTGGTCAAAAGAGTACGAAAATATGATGCTGCCAAAAGTATGCTGGATAAACAATTGCTTGGAAACTTCATAGACTATGTGCCGTCCAAAGAAGACAAAGTTTTTGTGGGTCCAACGAAGTATCTTGCTTTACATTTGAGATTTGAAGTGGATATGGTTGCATACTCCCTCTGTGACTTTGGAGGTGGAGAAGATGAGAAGAAGGAGCTTCAAGTATACAGAGAGATCCATTTTCCTCTACTGATTGAGCGTTTGAAGAAGTCAAA GGCAATTTCTTCCACAGAGTTGAGAATATCAGGGAGATGCCCGCTGACACCAGAAGAAGCAGGACTTGTTCTAGCCGGCCTCGGATTCAAACATAgaacttatatttatttggCTGGATCTCAAATATATGGTGGAAATTCCCGAATGCGGACCTTTACCGACCTCTATCCTAATTTAGTCACAAAGGAAACACTTCTTACACCCAGTGAACTTGAACCATTTCAAAACTTCTCTTCTCAG CTTGCAGCGTTGGATTTTATTGCCTGCGCAAGTGCTGATGTCTTTGCCATGACCGATTCTGGAAGCCAACTATCGTCTCTGGTATCAGGATTTCGCACTTACTTTGGAGGTGGCAAAGCTCCTACTTTAAGACCAAACAAGAAAAGGTTAGCAGCAATCTTGTCCGAGAATAAGACCATAGGCTGGAATACTTTTGAAGAAAGAGTTAGAAAGATGATTGAGGAAGGTCAACGAGTCCAGACCAGAGGCTTTGGTCGAAGCATCTATCGTCAACCAAGGTGCCCAGAATGCATGTGTAAAAGATCCCAGTAG